Genomic segment of Pararhodobacter zhoushanensis:
GTCGCGTTTCTGGGCCGGTTGCATCCGGTGGGCATCGTGCTGGCCGGGTTGCTTCTGGCACTGACGTATATTGGCGGGGAGCTGGCGCAGTTCATGCTGAACCTGCCTGCCGCGGCCATTCAGGTGTTTCAGGGCATGCTCTTGTTCTTCCTGCTCGCCCTTGACGTCTTGTCCAATTATCGCGTCCGGCTGAGCTTTCCCAGCCGCAGCTCGGAGGCCGTGTGATGGATTTCGGATCAATCAACCCTGTTATCCTAATCGCCTCGCTGATGGTGGCGGCGACCCCGATCCTGCTGGCCGCGATTGGCGAGTTGGTGGTGGAAAAGGCCGGTGTCCTGAACCTTGGGGTTGAGGGCATGATGATCACCGGGGCCGTCGCTGGCTTTGCCATCGCCGTAACCACGCAGAACCCCTATCTGGGGATGCTCGGCGCGGTTGTTGCGGGAGCGCTGGTGTCGATGCTCTTTGCGGTGCTGACGCAGCTGCTGATGGCCAATCAGGTCGCCTCGGGCCTTGCGCTGACGCTGTTCGGGCTGGGGTTCTCGGCCCTGCTGGGACAAAGCTATGTCGGCATCGTGCCGCCCCGGACGCCCAAACTGGATTTCGGCCCGTTGACTGATCTGCCGGTGGTCGGTCCGATCCTGTTCAACCATGACATCCTCGTCTACGTCTCGATCGCGCTGGTCGCGGCGGTCTGGTACTGGCTGAACTATTCGCGCGGCGGACGGGTGCTGCGCGCGGTGGGCGAGAACCACGATTCAGCCCATGCGCTTGGCTACAAGGTCACCCGCGTGCGCATTCTGGCCATCGCGTTCGGCGGGGCCTGCGCGGGCCTTGGCGGTGCGTATCTGAGCCTTGTGCGCGTGCCGCAATGGACCGAAGGCATGACAGCCGGTGCAGGCTGGATCGCCCTCGCTTTGGTCGTTTTTGCATCATGGAGGCCCTGGCGTGCCCTGGCAGGTGCTTATCTTTTCGGCGGAATCATGGTGTTGCAGTTGAATCTGCAGGCAGCGGGCTTCCGTATCCCGGTGGAATATCTTGCCATGTCGCCGTACATCATCACCATCCTTGTGCTTGTGATCATGTCGTCGAATCGGGCACGCCGCAGCATGGCCGCGCCGGGTTCGCTGGGTCGGTCTTTTCACGCCGCCGGATAAACCGGCGCTTTCATTCCGGGCCTTGGGCCCACCAACACGGAGGCTATTTATGAAACGCAGAGAACTTCTTGCCACGTCGGCGGCCGCGCTCGGCCTGGCGGCGATCGGCACCGGCGCACGCGCGCAGAGCCCGCTGAAAGTCGGCTATATCTACATCGGCCCTCCGGGTGACTTTGGCTGGACCTATGCCCATGATCAGGCCCGCCTGACGGCGCAAGAGCATTTCGGCGCGGCGGTCGAGACGTCCTATGTCGAGAACGTCCCCGAAGGCCCGGATGCCGAGCGTATCATGACGCAGATGGCGCTGTCGGGCGCCGACATGATCGTTGCCACCTCGTTCGGCTACGGCCCCTCGATCAACGCC
This window contains:
- a CDS encoding ABC transporter permease gives rise to the protein MDFGSINPVILIASLMVAATPILLAAIGELVVEKAGVLNLGVEGMMITGAVAGFAIAVTTQNPYLGMLGAVVAGALVSMLFAVLTQLLMANQVASGLALTLFGLGFSALLGQSYVGIVPPRTPKLDFGPLTDLPVVGPILFNHDILVYVSIALVAAVWYWLNYSRGGRVLRAVGENHDSAHALGYKVTRVRILAIAFGGACAGLGGAYLSLVRVPQWTEGMTAGAGWIALALVVFASWRPWRALAGAYLFGGIMVLQLNLQAAGFRIPVEYLAMSPYIITILVLVIMSSNRARRSMAAPGSLGRSFHAAG